catggttgattttgtaacacaatcatacacattcaagttttgaaatcgacaattgtcATCGTCATTGGAATGCAACTAGAATACACAGTCTGAGGtcacacaggttcaaacaatactcagtccgccagtgggcggagctttaaagcgatatttgtataatatacagatacagcatagcgatatctgtagggctgtatctgtatagtaggacacccaattgcaggataaatattgatattcgCAGGCTGAAGAGTCAATGAAAGGTTTTGTgaagttatatttatttaatattccatgtgttaaatacaattcattttatttttcgttGGTTACAAATTAATGTTTTCATTAAACACATGTATAATGCATGGAAATCAATATGGCTTGATTATATTGTTATCAACATgtgcaaaaaaatcattttcacgATACACAAACACATCTCTCTGAGTAAGGTATGAGTATCAATTTCAGTCGTATACAAACATGTTtgacatgatttaaaaaaaacacatttttataggATCACCGAAGGTATGGTTGAGGAGCAGCTATTTGTTGAAGAACCCGCATTCCTAAAGAAAGACAACGATGTTTATGAACAGATTGTAGTTGTTGAAAACATTGAGAACGATCCCAACTTAAAAACATTTTGCGCATGTGAACAACAAGCTGGCAGTACCGACTCACTAGATGATTTTAACAGCGTACATTGTAATTTGACAGATAGCACTGAGCAATGTTCAGGTTCACCAAGCTCATCCGGCGCATATGTTCAATACCAATCTTGCTTTCAGCCTCTACGGAAAAGACGATCCCTAAATTTTCCTCATAAACTAAGTAAACGAAGTTTAAATAATAATGATGACGAGATTGATTTCAAGCCATTAGCGTACAGTGATGACGTTAATGAAACAGAGATTGAGGTAATTTCAATTTCCAGAgtgagtaagactttttgtatATCTacgataaaacaatgtaaaaaattacaaatttataataaattttgacCAGAAAGTGAAGAAAATTTACCTCTGTAttaatttggctttttaaaagaaatgtttgaaaatgttCACATTTATGACAAGAAAACACATTTTCAAACAACATTGCGTGTAtgtatactacatgtactttcTTTTACAGTCAACAGCAACCTTTCGAAATGGTTGGACGTCAGAAAGAGCatataacatatgttttaaCAGCATAAACGATGCGTTGCAGAATGATATGTACAAGGATTATGTTGATGTACCTGTCGAAAAGTTCACCGAAGCGTGTGTTAAGGATAtagaagtatattttttttcattattgaaaaaCGGGGATACGAAAACAAACCAAAATCTTTTCCATTCACAAGGAGAAACCTTTGCTCAGAACCAGAATGGATcttataaaaatttgatataaaataatatcagaCAATATTTACTAtcacacactgtgtttttttttaaattgcgtttaacacaatgtttaaagttttcatcatttgcacaaaacattaattaaaacatgtaaaaaactTCATGAAAAATAGTCGTAAGGATCCAAAGAACTGcaataaaaattgttaatacAATGAcctcattaaaataaaaaattcctCCAATTTGATGTATTCATATGAAGATCCAGGcttattctttaattatttcagttttcctttttttgtcgTCTGTTATTTTGCCATAAATCAGATCACtggaattttatttatattgttcaaCGTTAATTTTATGTGGAGGCGCCTTAAGGTTACtacatttatttatcatgttcattATTTAAGGCTGTACAATGATCTGTAGTTGTTAAAATCTGCATATGTTTCACTCTGACGGATAAGTTTCTATATAATATTATGAATCTTCATTGTGCTTTACccgaatttgaattaaaaactaATTATGTTCGATTTTTTTTCGTTACATTTTAGAAAAACACATGTCAAGCTAATTCATAATGGTACTTGTTGAATCATGTATtagtttataataaataaatatggttATAAGCTCGTTAATGTTGAGGTTATACCATTAGGTTGCTGGCGACACAACATTTCTTACAGACACTGTAAATGCCATGGTAACGAGCATTATGACAGAGCTTGTAAAAACCGAATCTCTGTATACACAAAAATCTGCCGACGGATCACAGACATTGTTAGAATATTTTGCAAGTGGATTATGTCTGAACAACTGCAGTGATAATGGAATTTGTAAAGAAGGTTTGTTCAGAGAATCAATTAAAGCGATTAATTAATaagttaaatgaaaataacacttataCTTCTTTTCCTCCTGCATTGTTGTCCTGAGAAGGGAACTCCCCTAAATTATGCTCAAGATAACACTACGGTCCGACCTATTAATAAGGCGTAGATATAAAATGTTTCTAGTAATTTATTTAATACTCTTAAAGTATATTAATACCATTGTTCAAcacaatataatttttcaacTACCACATGTTCATTAAACACTTGAAATAAACACAATTGTAGGGGTTTGCATTTGTGACAGTGGATATGTAGGGGAGGATTGCTCTTTTAACACTTCGTCACCACCTACTGGTATCAGTCTTCCTTTCAATGGTGAATGTAAACTCACAGCTCGTTCATGTGAAGCAATGAATGTATTTGGAGAATTTGTATCAACCTCTGTATGGTGTAAGCGGAGACATTTTCAGGTATAGttttacatatatgttttggaggtaatatcaaaatttgtgttAATTTATTAACCAACGAAGTGATTAAATTTACAAATCTAAAAATCAGTTTCCGTCCTCACCTTTCGATATTCGACTTGAATGCAATTAAGACAAAGAATCTTCTATATTTAAGGGCATAACTATTCGTTTTACGAAGCATTCttggcatagattaccttagccgtatttggaacaaATTTTtcgaattttagatcctcaatgctcttcaactttgtgttttttggtttataattattttgatatgagcgtcactgatgagtcttatgtagacgaaacgcgcgtctggcgttctaaattataagcctggtacatttgatagaTAATGCCAAACGTTGGATTATGTTGATAATATTGCATTTgaaatgtatttgatattttcagattttAGAGAATGATCTGCTGTACACAACAAGCAATGAAGTTGTTTCAGTTGAATACAGAAACCCCTTCATGTTAACACTGGATCTGCCAACGTCTAGAAAGAAAAGATCAGTAGACAGCAATGTTTTGTCTGAGGGTTACGACATCAGTTTTTCATATGACGGCCAGAATTTTGGAAAGGAAACCAGTATCATTATTTACGATGATCTCAAATATTCATGTAATACAACGACAAAAACGTGCATATCATTGGTATGTAAATGTTTTTCTATCCCTGTTTTAGGCATTGCAATAAACTTATGGGGGTTTCCTTTTTGCTTCATTACGAACTAGTAAAGccttatatttaaatttggtaaaaaaaatgttatatataataaatagtaTATATAAAGAGGAAACTAGACTCATTAAAGAAGAAACAAAAAGTGAGATATCTATATTACTAGTACTTCATCTATATATCACCTTCATCTAGACGATGACTAAAATCTTACACAAACgtcatatttcaataaatcaacTATGATTTAGttcaacgaaaaaaataaagagaaaaagaaaaacgtAAAAAACGTAAGAGagagaaacaaaaaacaaaccattAAGCTATTCGTCGGCTGAACAGACAACTTTTGCACacaatgattatttgatttgaaagACTTTTCAGTGGTATATTGACAACATTATACACGACATACCTTATACTCGttttaatttgctttttaattattattattggcAGCAAAGAAACTTATTCATATTAGTTAGAATATGCTTTCACAAAAAGTAGGCTTTCAACTTCCTTGGATAAACTGAAATACATTGTCGATACTGGCCATTGAATATTTACTTTCTGAGTTCTAATATataactatttgttttaatgttgtcATACCGGTATTTTAGAGTCTGTAAGATTATTCGCTTCTAGATCAATGTTTTATAGCAAATTTGAAAGAATATGATATcgaaattctatttttagattgtGGACGAATCAACAGAAACCAAACAGAGTAAATACCTTATTCATTTTTAAGTtgacctggcccgaagggcaaAGTGAGtttttttcatcacttggcgtccgtcgtcctccgtcgtccgtcgtcgtcgtcatgcGTCCGTCGATCGTCgtcgtaaacttttacaaaaatcttctcctctgaaactactgggccaaatttcaccaaacttgtccacactcatcattggggtatctttaaaaaaaaatgtgtccggtgacccgaccaaccagccaagatggccgtcatggctaaaaatagaacataggggtaaaatgtagattttggcttataactctgaaaccaaagcatttaaagcaaatctgacggggtaaaattgtttagcaagtgaagatctatctgctctgaaattttcagtttaaTCGGAC
This is a stretch of genomic DNA from Mytilus trossulus isolate FHL-02 chromosome 6, PNRI_Mtr1.1.1.hap1, whole genome shotgun sequence. It encodes these proteins:
- the LOC134721413 gene encoding uncharacterized protein LOC134721413; this translates as MGVGEFVMYKNDIGPFWVHALFTSCGSGLPGTSCLCGIAIRSKNSLFVLRTCERISRKELHLLQQPVVTLTSCDESDMSITNTNNNYKIILPIATEIKFSIARRFISVISIKPSVKDINTARGLCGVPSITKDPLDDLTHRVLGPINDEHIFADSWRITEGMVEEQLFVEEPAFLKKDNDVYEQIVVVENIENDPNLKTFCACEQQAGSTDSLDDFNSVHCNLTDSTEQCSGSPSSSGAYVQYQSCFQPLRKRRSLNFPHKLSKRSLNNNDDEIDFKPLAYSDDVNETEIESTATFRNGWTSERAYNICFNSINDALQNDMYKDYVDVPVEKFTEACVKDIEVAGDTTFLTDTVNAMVTSIMTELVKTESLYTQKSADGSQTLLEYFASGLCLNNCSDNGICKEGVCICDSGYVGEDCSFNTSSPPTGISLPFNGECKLTARSCEAMNVFGEFVSTSVWCKRRHFQILENDLLYTTSNEVVSVEYRNPFMLTLDLPTSRKKRSVDSNVLSEGYDISFSYDGQNFGKETSIIIYDDLKYSCNTTTKTCISLIVDESTETKQNVIMIVVPVTISVVVILVIIGVIYFKLTTKASKAKIASYGDEPDQKTLSSDNRKGRENTVSELEFSFAETTDVDVFAMQYPPRKENVNVWNGGFKTSEK